One window of Macrococcus sp. 19Msa1099 genomic DNA carries:
- a CDS encoding methionine ABC transporter permease, whose protein sequence is MQTSFLDTLKEMLSFKNVIWADVWTATVETLQMTLIATFFTFFFGLIIGIILFLTSRSNNKGVRIFYSITAFLVNLFRAIPFIILILLLFPFTNLIMQTISGVKGALPALIIGASPFYARLVEIAMKEIDKGVIEAVQSMGANTFTLVRKVLIPESLPALVSGITVTAIALVGSTAIAGVIGAGGLGNLAYLVGFTRAQNDVILVSTVLILLLVFAIQFIGDIITKRIDKR, encoded by the coding sequence ATGCAAACTAGTTTTTTAGATACGCTTAAAGAGATGCTGAGCTTCAAAAATGTAATTTGGGCAGATGTATGGACAGCAACGGTAGAAACGTTGCAAATGACATTGATTGCAACCTTCTTTACATTTTTCTTCGGGTTGATTATCGGGATTATCTTATTCCTCACATCACGCAGTAACAATAAAGGAGTGCGCATCTTTTATTCCATCACTGCATTTTTAGTGAATTTATTCAGAGCGATACCATTTATCATTTTAATCTTGCTCCTGTTCCCGTTTACTAACTTAATTATGCAGACAATTAGTGGTGTAAAAGGCGCATTGCCGGCACTCATCATCGGAGCTTCACCATTTTATGCGCGACTCGTTGAAATTGCGATGAAAGAAATTGATAAGGGTGTTATTGAAGCGGTGCAGTCAATGGGTGCAAATACCTTTACATTAGTTCGTAAAGTATTGATTCCTGAAAGTTTACCGGCACTTGTGTCTGGTATTACAGTAACAGCAATCGCTTTAGTAGGGTCTACTGCCATTGCCGGGGTTATCGGTGCAGGTGGATTAGGGAACTTAGCTTATTTAGTAGGGTTCACTAGAGCACAGAATGATGTCATCTTAGTTTCGACAGTGTTAATATTACTGCTTGTATTTGCGATACAATTTATCGGTGATATAATCACAAAACGTATTGATAAACGATAA